The following are encoded in a window of Geobacter metallireducens GS-15 genomic DNA:
- a CDS encoding pilus assembly protein PilP, giving the protein MTRRNSTSMLLLAAAASLVLACGGCKKAEESPPPAPPAKPANPVKPPVQAQASSAQSVASVNPSLDFSGRKDPFKPFIQPKAEKPAAASGSIPAAGALPIQGYPVEQFKVSGIIAGFKENKALIVDPAGKGYVVKAGMKMGNNNGVIMRITPSYLEVAERVRNDVTGKISRRLVKLALPKKN; this is encoded by the coding sequence ATGACAAGAAGAAATAGCACCAGCATGCTCCTCCTTGCCGCAGCGGCCTCACTGGTCCTGGCGTGCGGAGGGTGCAAAAAGGCCGAAGAGAGTCCCCCGCCGGCCCCCCCCGCGAAACCGGCCAACCCGGTCAAGCCTCCCGTGCAGGCTCAGGCCTCGTCAGCCCAATCCGTGGCAAGTGTTAATCCGTCACTGGATTTTTCCGGCCGCAAAGATCCCTTCAAGCCGTTCATTCAACCCAAGGCCGAGAAACCGGCCGCTGCCAGCGGCTCCATTCCCGCCGCCGGCGCACTTCCCATCCAGGGCTATCCGGTGGAGCAGTTCAAAGTCTCCGGCATCATTGCCGGATTCAAGGAAAACAAGGCTCTTATCGTCGACCCAGCCGGCAAGGGATACGTGGTCAAGGCAGGGATGAAAATGGGCAACAACAATGGCGTGATAATGAGAATCACCCCGTCATACCTTGAAGTTGCTGAACGCGTCAGGAACGACGTCACCGGCAAAATAAGCCGGCGGTTGGTGAAACTCGCCCTGCCAAAGAAAAACTAA